The genomic stretch TCGCTGCTGTCCGGCAGACATGCCTTTGATGTCATGAAGCGTTCAGGCAGACAAAAAGACAGCCGGTTTATCGGAGCCGAAATTGCGTCATTGTCTTATCCTGACCGACTCTCTAAAAAAATGTTGCGAAAAGCATCATTCTCCAGCCGCGCTGCATTGGTAACTCTCACAGAGGCTTGGGAGGAGGCTGAATTGGACGATGCAGATTCCTCACGTATCGGACTGGTTGTTGGCGGATCAAATTTTCAACAGAGAGAAAACTTTGAAGTTTATGAAAGGTATCAAGACCGCTCCGGTTTTATTTCTCCGGCGTATGGTCTGTCTTTCATGGACAGCGATCTTTGCGGGATATGTACAGATCAGTTTGGCATCACGGGATTAGCATATACGGTGGGAGGAGCTTCGGCCAGCGGCCAGTTAGCAGTCATTCATGCGATTCAGCAAGTCCTGTCAGGCGAAGTTGATACTTGCATAGCACTTGGTGCTTTAATGGATCTTTCTTATATGGAATGCGAGGCGCTAAGGGCTTTAGGCGCTATGGGGACGGACAAATATGCTGATGAACCTGAAAATGCGTGCCGTCCCTTCGATCAAAACAGAGACGGGTTTATCTATGGAGAATCGTGCGGTGCATTGGTAATAGAACGAAAGGAGACGGCTTTACGAAGAGGTCTAAAACCTTATGCAGCATTGTCTGGCTGGTCAATCAAACTGGACGGAAACCGGAATCCTGATCCTTCATTAGAAGGAGAGATTCATGTCATCCAGAAGGCACTGGAGCGTGCCAGGCTTTTACCAGAAGATATTGATTATATTAATCCTCATGGAACAGGCTCTTTTATTGGAGATGAAATAGAATTAAAGGCGCTCCGTGCATGCCGGCTTTCCCATGCTTATATCAATGCAACAAAATCGATAACCGGACACGGGCTTAGTGCGGCGGGCATCGTAGAGATTATTTCTGTTTTGCTGCAAATGAAAAAATCTGCCCTGCATCCGAGCAGGAATTTGGATCATCCAATCGATGATTCCTTTCATTGGGTAAATGAGAAATCGATTTCATACCGCATCAAAAATGCGCTGAGCTTAAGCATGGGGTTTGGCGGAATGAACACCGCGGTTTGTATACAAAACATTGAGAAATGTGGAGGCGAATCATAAATGGTTTCAGCCGGAATAGAAGCGATGAATGTCTTTGGCGGAACGGCATACCTTGATGTCATGGAGCTGGCCAAATACAGACACTTAGATACTGCGAGATTTGAAAATTTATTAATGAAAGAAAAAGCGGTAGCACTGCCTTATGAAGATCCCGTGACCTTCGGAGTCAATGCAGCTAAGCCGATTATTGATGCTTTATCTGAAGCAGAGAAGGACCGGATTGAATTGCTGATCACTTGCTCTGAATCCGGGATCGACTTTGGGAAATCGTTAAGTACATATATCCATGAATATTTAGGTCTCAACCGCAACTGCCGTTTGTTTGAGGTTAAACAGGCGTGTTATTCAGGGACAGCGGGATTTCAGATGGCGGTGAATTTTATATTATCCCAGACTTCTCCGGGTGCCAAAGCACTGGTTATCGCCAGTGATATTTCACGTTTTTTAATCGCTGAGGGCGGAGACGCTTTAAGCGAAGATTGGTCTTATGCGGAACCGAGCGCCGGAGCGGGAGCGGTGGCCGTTTTAGTTGGCGAAAATCCCGAGGTGTTTCAAATA from Bacillus subtilis subsp. subtilis str. 168 encodes the following:
- the pksF gene encoding decarboxylase converting malonyl-S-AcpK to acetyl-S-AcpK for bacillaene-related polyketide synthesis (Evidence 1a: Function from experimental evidences in the studied strain; PubMedId: 16757561, 17234808, 26284661; Product type e: enzyme), which translates into the protein MTKCNLPEVVVTGVGVTASIGQGKEDFASSLLSGRHAFDVMKRSGRQKDSRFIGAEIASLSYPDRLSKKMLRKASFSSRAALVTLTEAWEEAELDDADSSRIGLVVGGSNFQQRENFEVYERYQDRSGFISPAYGLSFMDSDLCGICTDQFGITGLAYTVGGASASGQLAVIHAIQQVLSGEVDTCIALGALMDLSYMECEALRALGAMGTDKYADEPENACRPFDQNRDGFIYGESCGALVIERKETALRRGLKPYAALSGWSIKLDGNRNPDPSLEGEIHVIQKALERARLLPEDIDYINPHGTGSFIGDEIELKALRACRLSHAYINATKSITGHGLSAAGIVEIISVLLQMKKSALHPSRNLDHPIDDSFHWVNEKSISYRIKNALSLSMGFGGMNTAVCIQNIEKCGGES